The Wansuia hejianensis genomic interval GAGAGGAGCAGGAAGCCATCTCTGTGTGGGAGGCAGAGGACCCGGCCGGAGAGCTGTCCTATGTGGCGGGAACCATCCTCCGCCTGATCCGGGAAGAGGGATATTGTTACCGGGACTTTGCTCTGGTGACGGGAGACCTGCCCTCTTACGGCAGAGTGGCAGAAGCTGTCTTCGAGGCAGCGGATATCCCGTTCTTTCTGGATCAGAAGCATCCGGTGCTGATGAACCCTCTGGTAGAATTCATCCGGTCGGCGGTTGACATGGTGGTGCAGAATTTTTCGTATGAGAGTGTGTTCCGTTATCTCCGCTGTGGCCTTACGGACTTTACCAGGGAGGAGACAGACAGGCTGGAAAATTACGTGCTGGCCCTGGGAATCCGGGGCTGGAAGCAGTATGGGGAACGCTGGGTCCGGATGTACAGGAATATGAAACCAGAGGAGATCGGCAGTCTCAACGGTCTGCGGGAACGGTTCAGCTCTGGCCTGGAGGAATTTGTCACGGGAATGAGGGAGAGGAAATCGACGGCGTCCCGGAAGACAGAAGTGCTCTACCAGCTCATTGTCCGGAATGAGGTACAAAAGAAGCTAAAGCTGCAGGAAGAAAGTTTTCATGCGTTGGGCGAGGCGGCCATGGAAAAAGAGTATGCGCAGATTTACGGCATTGTCATGAACCTGCTGGATAAGCTGGTGGAGGTGCTGGGCAGGGAGCGCATGGGGATTAATGCCTATCAACAGATTCTGGAGGCAGGGTTCCAGGAGACACAGATCGGCCTGATCCCACCGGGAGGCGACCAGGTGCTGGTGGGGGATATCGAACGCACCCGCCTGAAAAATGTCAAAGTTCTGTTTCTCGCGGGCATCAATGAGGGGATTATACCAAAGCCTGTGTCGAAAGCAGGCATTCTGTCGGAGGTAGACAGGGAGTATCTGAGAAGCCGCTCTGTGGAGCTGGCGCCCACTGCCCGGGAAGAGATGTACCGCCAGCGGTTTTATCTGTACCTGAACCTGACGAAGCCCTCTGAGCGGTTGTATCTCTCATACTGCAAAGCGGATGCCAAGGGGAGTGCGCTGATGCCTTCTTATCTCATTGGTGTGATTACACGTCTGTTCCCGGGGATCAGAATATCGAAGCTGGCGTTGGAACGGAATGTGACAGACCGGCTGGAGACGTCTGAGGGCGCTATGGAACTGTTTCTCGAAGGGATTCAGAATATCCGGAAGGGAAGGACAGACGTGGGGTTTTTGGAGCTGTACCGCTGGTACCAAAAGGACGGGCAGAGGAAAAAGCAGCTGGAATGTCTGCTGCAGGCTGCATTTTATGAGAATCCCCAGACGGGGATCGGCCGCGCCGTGGCAAAGGCCCTGTATGGAGGAGTGCTGGAGAATTCGGCCACCAGGTTGGAGCAGTTTGCGGCCTGTGCCTTCGCACATTTTCTTCAGTATGGGCTGAAGCTCCGGGAACGTGAAAAATATGAGTTCAGCGCCGCTGACATGGGAACTGTGATGCATGAAACCTTGGAGAAGTTCTCAGAGAAGCTGGCCGGGAGAGGATACCGGTGGGCGGAGCTGACAGAGGAGCAGAGGGACTCGCTGGTAGATGAGTCGCTGGAAGAGATCGTACATGACTATGGGAATACAATCCTTCACAGCAGCAGCAGGAATACGTACCTGATTACCAGAGTTCAGAATATGATGCGGTGTACGGTGTGGGCGCTTCAGGAACAGATCCGTAAGGGGGCATTTGAGCCGGGCGGATTTGAGATATCCTTTGCTGCGGAGGATCATCTGGATTCCATCAATATTGATCTGTCCGAGGATGAAAAGCTGAAGCTGCGGGGGCGCATTGACCGTATGGACCGTTGTGAGACGGCTGATAAAATATATGTGAAAATTATAGATTATAAGACAGGAAATACTACGCTTGACCTGCTGGCCCTCTATCATGGGCTGCAGTTGCAGTTGGCGGTGTATCTCAACGCTGCGGTTGAGCTGGAGCAGAAGAAGCATCCTGAAAAAGAGGTGGAGCCGGCCGGGATTTATTATTATCATATACAGGATCCCTTCGTAACTGCAGGGTCTGTAGAGGATGAAAAGGATCAGGAGGAAATCCTGAAGGCGCTCAAGATGGACGGGCTTTCCCGCAATGAGGGGGAAATCCTGTCCCTTCTGGACCGCACGGTGCCTCCGGGCGGCCGTTCCAGCGTTATACCCGTGGGATATAACAAGAACGGAAGCCTGGCCTGGTATTCCAAGGTGGCGGAAAAGGAAGATTTCGAAGTGATCCAGAGGTACACAGACAGAAAGATCCGTGAGATCGGGCGCAGGATGCTGGCTGGAGAGACAGCTGTTTCCCCGTGCCTGACGGAGAAAAGGGATAGCTGCGCCTATTGTCCCTACCACGGAATCTGTGGCTTTGATGAGAGAATTCCTGGTTTTTCCTACCGGAGGCTGAGTAAACTGTCTCAGGAGGAGATTATGAAACTCATGCGGGAAGAATTGAGCGCAGGTGATGGAGGATCAGACGGAAAGGAGGGGAGT includes:
- the addB gene encoding helicase-exonuclease AddAB subunit AddB, which encodes MSLQLIAGNSGSGKSHYIYEKIIRESVEHPERNYLMIVPEQFTMQTEKELVSLHPRKGILNIDVLSFNRLAYRVFEEVGGNTRPVLEETGKSLVLQKVVWDRQKELKVLGGTLRKSGSIAQMKSLVSELLQYKVAPEDLEEWVPEQEGCRLLAWKLEDVKTVYRGFADYLSERYLTAEEVPEVLCGVIGKSRILKGSTVVLDGFTGFTPVQNQVIRELYGLCSRIYVVVTLDRREEPCRNDGPHRLFHMSRQMTRKLVDMARETGTEVLPVDWVVPGMNGRFAGNRPMHFLEQHLFRYDKHEFREEQEAISVWEAEDPAGELSYVAGTILRLIREEGYCYRDFALVTGDLPSYGRVAEAVFEAADIPFFLDQKHPVLMNPLVEFIRSAVDMVVQNFSYESVFRYLRCGLTDFTREETDRLENYVLALGIRGWKQYGERWVRMYRNMKPEEIGSLNGLRERFSSGLEEFVTGMRERKSTASRKTEVLYQLIVRNEVQKKLKLQEESFHALGEAAMEKEYAQIYGIVMNLLDKLVEVLGRERMGINAYQQILEAGFQETQIGLIPPGGDQVLVGDIERTRLKNVKVLFLAGINEGIIPKPVSKAGILSEVDREYLRSRSVELAPTAREEMYRQRFYLYLNLTKPSERLYLSYCKADAKGSALMPSYLIGVITRLFPGIRISKLALERNVTDRLETSEGAMELFLEGIQNIRKGRTDVGFLELYRWYQKDGQRKKQLECLLQAAFYENPQTGIGRAVAKALYGGVLENSATRLEQFAACAFAHFLQYGLKLREREKYEFSAADMGTVMHETLEKFSEKLAGRGYRWAELTEEQRDSLVDESLEEIVHDYGNTILHSSSRNTYLITRVQNMMRCTVWALQEQIRKGAFEPGGFEISFAAEDHLDSINIDLSEDEKLKLRGRIDRMDRCETADKIYVKIIDYKTGNTTLDLLALYHGLQLQLAVYLNAAVELEQKKHPEKEVEPAGIYYYHIQDPFVTAGSVEDEKDQEEILKALKMDGLSRNEGEILSLLDRTVPPGGRSSVIPVGYNKNGSLAWYSKVAEKEDFEVIQRYTDRKIREIGRRMLAGETAVSPCLTEKRDSCAYCPYHGICGFDERIPGFSYRRLSKLSQEEIMKLMREELSAGDGGSDGKEGSNPWE